A portion of the Citrobacter rodentium NBRC 105723 = DSM 16636 genome contains these proteins:
- the glnL gene encoding nitrogen regulation protein NR(II) produces the protein MATGTPPDAGQILNSLINSILLVDDELAVHYANPAAQQLLAQSSRKLFGTPLPELLSYFSLNLELMRESLEAGQGFTDNEVTLVLDGRSHILSVTAQRMPDGQILLEMAPMDNQRRLSQEQLQHAQQVAARDLVRGLAHEIKNPLGGLRGAAQLLSKALPDPALLEYTKVIIEQADRLRNLVDRLLGPQMPGTHVTESIHKVAERVVALVSMELPENVTLIRDYDPSLPELPHDPEQIEQVLLNIVRNALQALGPEGGEIVLRTRTAFQLTLHGERYRLAARIDVEDNGPGIPSHLQDTLFYPMVSGREGGTGLGLSIARNLIDQHSGKIEFTSWPGHTEFSVYLPIRK, from the coding sequence ATGGCAACAGGCACGCCGCCCGATGCTGGGCAGATCCTCAATTCTCTCATCAACAGCATTCTGCTGGTCGACGATGAACTGGCGGTACATTACGCCAACCCCGCCGCCCAACAGCTTCTCGCCCAGAGTTCGCGCAAGCTGTTCGGCACGCCGCTGCCAGAGCTGTTGAGCTACTTTTCCTTAAATCTCGAACTGATGCGCGAGAGCTTAGAGGCGGGCCAGGGTTTTACGGATAACGAAGTGACGCTGGTGCTTGACGGACGCTCGCATATTCTTTCCGTCACCGCGCAGCGTATGCCTGACGGTCAGATTTTACTGGAGATGGCGCCAATGGATAACCAGCGCCGTCTGAGCCAGGAGCAGCTTCAGCACGCTCAGCAGGTCGCCGCGCGCGATCTGGTACGTGGACTGGCGCATGAGATTAAAAACCCGCTCGGCGGCTTACGCGGTGCGGCGCAGCTGCTCAGCAAAGCCCTGCCCGACCCGGCGCTGCTGGAATACACCAAAGTGATCATTGAGCAGGCCGACAGGCTGCGCAATCTGGTCGACAGGCTGCTGGGCCCGCAAATGCCGGGCACGCACGTCACGGAAAGTATTCATAAAGTGGCGGAACGCGTGGTGGCGCTGGTGTCGATGGAGCTACCGGAAAACGTCACGCTGATTCGCGATTATGACCCGAGCCTGCCGGAGTTGCCGCACGACCCGGAGCAGATCGAGCAGGTGCTGTTAAACATTGTACGTAATGCGCTACAGGCGCTGGGACCGGAGGGCGGCGAAATCGTGCTGCGCACCCGCACCGCTTTCCAGCTTACCCTGCACGGCGAGCGCTATCGCCTGGCGGCGCGCATCGACGTGGAAGACAACGGACCGGGGATCCCTTCCCATTTACAGGATACGCTGTTTTACCCGATGGTCAGCGGCCGCGAAGGCGGCACCGGGCTGGGCCTGTCCATTGCCCGTAATCTGATCGATCAGCATTCCGGCAAAATTGAATTTACCAGTTGGCCAGGCCACACCGAGTTCTCGGTGTACCTGCCTATCAGGAAATAA